The Paucidesulfovibrio gracilis DSM 16080 genome includes a region encoding these proteins:
- a CDS encoding methyl-accepting chemotaxis protein, which yields MQLNRISIRWKMIIPFVCSVVALGLGAMLIVRAEVNDLHDMSLKSRAQAKVESIREEIDLASRLARNMASLYSTRPEVIQAYIQAHRGNIDAPADPQAQAAREQLREAFRDELAGFKAVSGAPLKLHFHLPNGRSLARLWRDKQTKRDGQWVDISDDISSFRQTVLDVNRTGQPVQGIELGRGGFVIRGLAPIQDGGEQLGSVEVLVDFSPILDAAQDEDGSSVLLFMNADKLPITTRLQDADKFPIIGDYVLVSGDQKTLDDQNLTSDVLSLGRQGLTMDASGSHVQGIFPVRDYQDTQIGVMAYVINAEAQKKNIRNLWWTLTGVFLLVLLLPGVLLLLALRYAIMLPMSRLQETICRVSMGDLACGMSLQTGDEMEEMGKALVDLIQAQDHRAKLAERIAKGDLTESVKVASENDTLGHALAQMSESLNELVSQVQLAADQIAAGATQVSDSSQTLSQGATQQAASLEEITSSVTEVTERTRVNAENAGAATRLTSEARDQARNGQNSMAELLQAMDAITESSESVSKIIKVIDEIAFQTNLLALNAAVEAARAGKHGKGFAVVAEEVRNLASRSAKAAQETSKLIEDSQARVNSGAEIASQTNDALAGIVESAAKAAELVDDIANASREQAEAVSQVNRGLTQVEQVTQANTASAEQTASAAEELSSQSAWLRDVLQRFRTKDDGDQPGQRALDSEDNAGVEESEADLHHF from the coding sequence ATGCAGCTGAACCGCATCAGCATCCGCTGGAAAATGATCATCCCCTTTGTCTGCAGCGTAGTTGCGCTTGGCCTCGGTGCCATGCTCATCGTGCGGGCCGAAGTGAACGATCTGCATGACATGTCGTTGAAATCGCGCGCCCAGGCCAAAGTGGAATCCATTCGCGAGGAAATCGACCTCGCCTCCAGGCTGGCCCGGAACATGGCCAGCCTGTACAGCACTCGGCCGGAGGTGATTCAGGCTTACATTCAGGCCCACCGCGGCAACATCGACGCCCCGGCCGATCCGCAGGCCCAGGCTGCACGTGAGCAATTGCGCGAGGCCTTTCGGGACGAACTGGCCGGGTTCAAGGCCGTGAGCGGCGCGCCCCTGAAGCTGCATTTTCACCTGCCCAACGGGCGCAGTCTGGCCCGGCTTTGGCGCGACAAGCAGACCAAACGCGACGGCCAGTGGGTGGATATTTCCGACGACATTTCATCCTTTCGCCAGACCGTGCTGGACGTAAACCGCACCGGGCAACCGGTACAGGGCATCGAACTGGGGCGCGGCGGGTTCGTGATTCGCGGCCTGGCGCCCATCCAGGACGGAGGCGAACAGCTCGGTTCCGTGGAGGTTCTGGTGGACTTTTCTCCCATCCTGGACGCTGCCCAGGACGAGGACGGCTCCTCGGTTTTGCTGTTTATGAATGCGGATAAACTCCCCATCACCACTCGCTTGCAGGATGCCGACAAGTTTCCGATAATTGGCGATTATGTGCTCGTCTCCGGCGACCAAAAGACCCTTGACGACCAAAATCTCACCTCCGATGTCCTCAGCCTCGGCCGCCAGGGTCTGACCATGGATGCCAGCGGTTCGCATGTCCAAGGTATTTTCCCGGTGCGCGACTATCAGGATACCCAAATCGGGGTCATGGCCTACGTAATCAATGCCGAAGCCCAAAAAAAGAACATCCGAAATCTCTGGTGGACCCTTACGGGCGTGTTCCTGCTTGTGTTGCTGCTGCCGGGTGTGCTCCTGCTCCTGGCCCTGCGCTATGCCATCATGCTGCCCATGAGCCGCCTGCAGGAGACCATCTGCCGCGTCTCCATGGGGGATCTGGCCTGCGGCATGTCCTTGCAGACCGGGGATGAAATGGAGGAAATGGGCAAGGCGCTGGTGGACCTCATCCAGGCCCAGGACCATCGGGCCAAGCTGGCCGAACGCATCGCCAAGGGCGATCTGACCGAAAGCGTGAAGGTCGCCTCTGAAAACGATACCCTGGGCCATGCGCTTGCGCAAATGAGCGAAAGCCTCAACGAGCTGGTCTCGCAGGTTCAGTTGGCTGCGGATCAGATCGCGGCCGGAGCCACGCAGGTGTCCGACTCCAGCCAGACCCTTTCCCAGGGCGCCACCCAACAGGCTGCTTCCCTGGAGGAGATCACCAGTTCCGTCACGGAAGTCACGGAGCGCACCCGTGTGAACGCGGAAAACGCCGGGGCCGCCACACGGCTGACCAGCGAGGCCCGGGACCAGGCCCGCAATGGCCAAAACAGCATGGCCGAGCTGCTCCAGGCCATGGACGCCATTACCGAATCCAGTGAATCCGTTTCTAAAATCATCAAGGTTATTGACGAAATCGCTTTCCAGACCAATTTGCTGGCTCTGAATGCGGCGGTTGAGGCGGCCCGTGCCGGAAAACACGGCAAGGGATTTGCGGTGGTGGCCGAGGAGGTGCGCAATCTCGCCTCCCGGAGCGCCAAGGCCGCCCAGGAAACCTCCAAGCTCATCGAAGATTCCCAAGCCCGGGTCAACTCGGGCGCGGAAATCGCCTCGCAGACCAACGACGCCCTGGCCGGCATCGTGGAATCCGCGGCCAAAGCCGCGGAACTGGTGGACGACATTGCCAACGCCAGCCGCGAGCAGGCCGAGGCCGTCAGCCAGGTCAACCGGGGGTTGACCCAGGTGGAGCAGGTCACCCAGGCCAATACCGCCAGCGCGGAACAGACCGCCTCCGCTGCGGAGGAGCTTTCCTCCCAGTCCGCCTGGCTGCGGGACGTGCTCCAGCGCTTCCGGACCAAGGATGATGGGGACCAGCCAGGGCAGCGCGCCCTTGATTCCGAGGACAATGCAGGCGTGGAAGAATCTGAAGCAGACCTGCACCACTTCTAG
- a CDS encoding DUF1007 family protein produces MLLLMAMQPPAPAMAHPHIFIDCKAIAVFDASGLTGFQQTWIFDEMFSAGMLMEYDTNGDQQFNAAETAKYAQEIFSILKEYNYLTVLRVDGEEIHPHQARDFRPEVRNGQLIYHFFTPCVVPFASGTHNVAISVYDPEYYADMVLLDSAVSVEAPPGVQTAKSNVSAPELTYFGCIVPVFINLRFSAP; encoded by the coding sequence ATGCTGCTGTTGATGGCGATGCAGCCTCCGGCACCGGCCATGGCCCACCCGCATATTTTCATCGATTGCAAGGCCATTGCGGTTTTCGATGCCTCGGGCCTGACCGGATTTCAGCAAACCTGGATTTTCGACGAAATGTTCTCTGCGGGCATGCTCATGGAATACGATACCAACGGCGATCAGCAGTTTAATGCCGCGGAAACCGCCAAATATGCGCAGGAAATTTTCTCTATATTAAAAGAGTACAATTACCTGACCGTACTGCGTGTGGACGGCGAGGAGATTCATCCGCACCAGGCCCGCGACTTCCGGCCCGAGGTGCGGAACGGCCAGCTCATCTACCATTTTTTCACTCCTTGCGTGGTGCCCTTTGCCTCGGGTACGCACAACGTGGCCATCAGCGTATACGACCCGGAATATTACGCGGACATGGTCCTGCTGGACTCCGCGGTCAGCGTGGAGGCTCCGCCCGGCGTGCAGACTGCCAAGAGCAACGTCTCCGCACCGGAATTGACGTACTTCGGCTGTATCGTGCCCGTGTTCATCAACCTGCGCTTCAGTGCGCCCTGA
- a CDS encoding portal protein, whose protein sequence is MRRAEQELELAESITQRLQAMQNARSVWDPVWKDCTEYMLPRKDSFGGMVRPGQAGDERIYDSSPTHALEQLASGLGGLLTNPALPWFDIRVRGTRDGDRRDVRAFLQQARERMVRLFNTESSGFQTHVHELYLDIALLGTAVMYVEADPESVVRFSTRPLGEIYVAENVRGVVDTVYRRYELTARQVVQEWGAESSERVRSLAKDRPDAGVEIVHAVFPREDRDPAGFTCADFPWACLYLEVEGGHILEESGYLEMPYMVPRWAKAAGETYGRGPGLTALSDVRVLNAMARTALMASEKMSDPPLMVPDDGFLGPVHTGPGGLSYYRAGSRDRIEALPVAVDLNAAEEMMRTRRDNIRRIFLMDQFTPEGPGTTATEAVIRQSEKMRLLGPVLGRMQTEFLSPLIRRVFQILLRAGELPPLPSGLHPDDLEVEYLSPVARAQKQYEAQALVQMMEYLGPFFRSGDVFSIMDNFETDRIARHAAEMFGTPGDYLRPLEEVQAVREARLQEMPPGAAEASMAGEIVRPEQGEAL, encoded by the coding sequence ATGCGCAGGGCCGAACAGGAACTGGAACTGGCCGAAAGCATCACCCAACGGCTGCAAGCCATGCAGAATGCCCGCTCCGTCTGGGATCCTGTCTGGAAGGACTGCACCGAATACATGTTGCCGCGCAAGGATTCCTTTGGCGGCATGGTGCGGCCCGGGCAGGCCGGGGACGAGCGAATCTACGATTCCTCGCCCACCCATGCCCTGGAGCAGTTGGCCTCGGGATTGGGCGGTCTGCTGACCAACCCCGCGTTGCCCTGGTTTGATATCCGGGTCCGCGGAACGCGGGATGGAGACCGGCGGGACGTGCGTGCCTTTTTGCAGCAGGCACGGGAACGCATGGTCCGGTTGTTCAATACGGAATCCTCGGGATTTCAAACCCATGTGCATGAGTTGTATCTGGACATCGCCCTGCTGGGCACGGCCGTGATGTACGTGGAAGCGGACCCGGAGAGCGTGGTGCGTTTTTCCACCCGGCCCCTGGGGGAAATCTACGTGGCGGAAAACGTCCGGGGCGTGGTGGATACGGTGTATCGCCGCTATGAGCTGACGGCCCGGCAGGTGGTGCAGGAGTGGGGGGCGGAAAGTTCCGAACGGGTCCGCTCCCTGGCCAAGGATCGTCCGGATGCCGGTGTTGAGATCGTCCATGCGGTGTTTCCAAGGGAGGACCGCGACCCGGCCGGGTTCACATGTGCGGATTTTCCCTGGGCCTGCCTCTATCTGGAGGTGGAGGGAGGACACATTCTGGAGGAATCCGGCTATCTGGAAATGCCGTACATGGTGCCGCGCTGGGCCAAGGCTGCCGGAGAAACCTACGGCCGCGGTCCCGGACTCACGGCCCTGTCGGACGTGCGCGTGCTCAACGCCATGGCCCGCACCGCGCTCATGGCCTCGGAAAAAATGAGCGATCCGCCGTTGATGGTACCGGATGACGGATTCCTTGGTCCGGTCCATACTGGTCCGGGCGGGCTGTCCTATTACCGTGCAGGCAGCCGCGACCGCATCGAAGCCTTGCCCGTGGCTGTGGATCTGAACGCGGCCGAAGAGATGATGCGCACGCGCCGGGACAACATCCGTCGGATTTTCCTGATGGATCAATTCACCCCGGAAGGACCGGGCACCACGGCCACGGAAGCCGTAATCCGGCAAAGCGAAAAAATGCGGCTGCTTGGTCCGGTATTGGGCCGCATGCAAACGGAATTCCTCAGCCCGCTGATTCGTCGGGTTTTTCAGATTCTGCTTCGAGCCGGGGAGCTGCCGCCGCTTCCCTCGGGGCTGCATCCCGACGACCTGGAGGTGGAATACCTCTCCCCGGTGGCGCGGGCGCAAAAACAATACGAAGCCCAGGCCTTGGTGCAAATGATGGAGTACCTCGGACCGTTTTTCCGGTCCGGCGATGTGTTTTCGATCATGGATAACTTTGAAACGGACCGCATTGCGCGGCATGCAGCGGAAATGTTCGGTACTCCGGGGGACTATCTGCGTCCGTTGGAAGAAGTGCAGGCTGTGCGGGAGGCCCGGTTGCAGGAAATGCCGCCTGGAGCGGCGGAAGCATCAATGGCCGGGGAGATTGTCCGGCCGGAACAGGGGGAAGCGCTTTGA
- a CDS encoding nickel/cobalt transporter, with amino-acid sequence MSLPGLRSCAMRPFVSHPILLVAALLLVMALWPGGSALAGPFGPSGDSSAQPTEQPGEQANATQPHDSSSVDPARQGSMGWVGTVLQASARQQKKIKQSMAGYARTIRSHPGGVAFWSFLGLALLYGIFHALGPGHGKTVISAYCLGHGGGPGRAMLMGMVLSITHVGSATLLVAGVYLLFAKNMAEFQAAGLWLERASYLLLVCLGLGLTIQAIRGLWRKGSDSSSTAATPSTLRGMLGTAFVTGLVPCPGATLILVFSLSLGIVGTGFLSMAFLALGMGLTTGSFGLVATGARKLAICAAGAESRRAALLHAAFSLTGAVCITLFGTILFLGSLA; translated from the coding sequence ATGTCCCTCCCCGGCCTCCGATCCTGCGCCATGCGCCCCTTTGTTTCGCATCCGATCCTGTTGGTTGCCGCGCTGCTCCTGGTCATGGCGCTCTGGCCCGGCGGATCGGCTCTTGCCGGTCCCTTTGGTCCGTCGGGCGACTCTTCCGCCCAGCCCACGGAGCAACCCGGGGAGCAGGCCAATGCGACGCAACCCCACGATTCTTCCAGCGTGGACCCGGCCCGGCAGGGATCCATGGGCTGGGTCGGCACGGTGTTGCAGGCCTCGGCCCGGCAGCAAAAAAAGATCAAGCAATCCATGGCCGGATACGCCCGGACCATCCGCTCGCATCCTGGCGGGGTGGCGTTCTGGTCCTTTCTCGGGCTGGCCCTGCTCTATGGGATCTTCCACGCTCTGGGACCGGGACACGGCAAAACAGTGATCAGCGCCTATTGCCTGGGTCACGGCGGCGGTCCGGGACGCGCCATGCTCATGGGCATGGTTCTGTCCATCACGCATGTGGGGTCCGCCACATTGCTTGTGGCCGGGGTGTATCTGCTTTTCGCCAAGAACATGGCGGAATTCCAAGCTGCGGGATTGTGGCTGGAGCGCGCCAGTTATCTGCTCCTGGTCTGTCTCGGGCTGGGCCTGACCATCCAGGCCATACGCGGACTCTGGCGCAAGGGGTCGGACTCCTCCTCCACTGCGGCCACGCCGTCCACATTGCGCGGCATGCTTGGCACGGCCTTTGTCACGGGGCTGGTTCCGTGTCCCGGCGCCACGCTGATTTTGGTCTTTTCCCTGAGCCTCGGCATTGTGGGAACCGGTTTTTTGTCCATGGCCTTTCTCGCATTGGGCATGGGACTGACCACCGGCAGCTTCGGCCTGGTGGCCACGGGCGCCCGCAAGCTGGCCATCTGCGCCGCCGGAGCCGAGTCCCGACGCGCCGCGTTGCTGCACGCGGCCTTTTCGTTGACCGGTGCGGTCTGCATCACCCTATTCGGGACCATCCTGTTCCTGGGCAGCCTGGCCTGA
- the rmuC gene encoding DNA recombination protein RmuC — protein MLLSQPAFVAVLTFLLCACLAAVGLLLLVRRQTRLRADLEEQLHTARSERAVAENESQRIPALETEIAELQAQCRTLAEHKAELRARMDEANRAVEEKVALLSDLQTNLSDTFKVLSQETLRNNNDAFLQLAHESFAKLQESARGDLEQRRKGIEQLVSPLRENLDQVQNKIQELEKARVSAYSTLTEQVRSMALTQAKLKDETGKLVHALTKPLVRGRWGEIQLRRVVELAGMLDHCDFFEQQQTCSDQGNLRPDMIIRLPGDKNIVVDAKAPLEAYLEAIETTDEAQRDQQLDRHARHIRQHLRQLGGKSYWSRFTPTPEFVIMFLPGEMFFSSALHRDPNLIEEGVGNGVIIASPTTLIALLRAVAYGWQQETIARSAQQVNTLGRELHDRVRVFAEHMVKLGRSLGTSMQTYNQAVGSLESRVLASARKFRDLGAAGGKEIPELAPLERAAREPQLPEAPECGDTDPRALIQPDTGPET, from the coding sequence ATGCTGCTTTCCCAGCCCGCTTTCGTTGCTGTCCTGACCTTTCTGCTCTGCGCCTGCCTTGCCGCCGTGGGACTCCTGCTCCTGGTGCGACGGCAGACGCGTCTTCGCGCCGATCTGGAGGAGCAACTTCACACGGCCCGCTCCGAACGCGCCGTGGCCGAAAACGAATCCCAACGCATTCCTGCGCTTGAAACCGAGATTGCCGAACTCCAGGCCCAATGCCGAACCCTTGCCGAACACAAGGCCGAGCTGCGCGCCCGCATGGACGAGGCCAACCGGGCCGTGGAAGAAAAGGTGGCCTTGCTCTCGGACCTGCAAACCAACCTTTCGGACACCTTCAAGGTGCTGTCCCAGGAAACGCTGCGCAACAATAACGACGCCTTCCTGCAACTGGCGCATGAATCCTTTGCCAAATTGCAGGAGTCAGCTCGGGGGGATCTGGAGCAACGGCGTAAAGGCATTGAACAGCTGGTCTCGCCCCTGCGGGAAAATCTGGACCAGGTCCAAAACAAAATCCAGGAGCTGGAAAAAGCCCGCGTCTCGGCTTACTCCACGCTCACGGAACAGGTACGCTCCATGGCCCTGACCCAGGCCAAGCTCAAGGATGAAACCGGCAAGCTGGTCCACGCCCTGACCAAACCGCTGGTGCGCGGACGTTGGGGGGAAATCCAGCTTCGGCGTGTGGTGGAGCTGGCCGGGATGCTCGACCATTGCGACTTTTTTGAACAGCAGCAGACCTGTTCGGACCAGGGCAATCTTCGGCCCGACATGATCATCCGGCTCCCGGGCGACAAAAACATCGTGGTGGACGCCAAAGCCCCCCTGGAAGCGTACCTGGAAGCCATTGAAACCACGGACGAAGCCCAGCGGGATCAACAATTGGACCGCCATGCCAGGCACATCCGGCAACATCTGCGTCAGCTCGGCGGGAAAAGCTATTGGTCCAGGTTCACGCCCACACCGGAATTCGTGATCATGTTTCTGCCCGGAGAGATGTTTTTCAGTTCGGCCTTGCACCGCGATCCCAACCTCATTGAGGAAGGCGTGGGCAATGGCGTGATCATTGCCTCGCCGACCACGCTCATCGCCCTGCTCCGGGCCGTGGCCTACGGCTGGCAGCAGGAAACCATCGCCCGCAGCGCCCAGCAGGTAAACACCCTGGGCCGGGAGCTGCACGACCGGGTTCGCGTGTTTGCCGAACACATGGTCAAACTCGGCCGTTCGCTGGGAACCTCGATGCAGACCTACAACCAGGCCGTGGGGTCACTGGAGTCCCGTGTTCTGGCCTCGGCAAGAAAATTCCGCGACCTGGGCGCGGCCGGCGGCAAGGAAATCCCGGAACTCGCGCCTCTGGAACGGGCCGCCCGGGAACCACAACTGCCGGAAGCCCCGGAATGCGGGGATACAGATCCACGCGCCCTGATCCAGCCCGACACCGGGCCAGAAACGTGA
- a CDS encoding Bbp19 family protein — protein MERTDLAAAYARVFRGPDGELVLGDLLRRARFDRPLFSRDALEMAHAEGARTLALQVLELVRRGTGRNETRSGHPHSGNPESGSECHVRDQTAQEQAADSLHRINQLLHGLQRVEVRNPRTESQGYGEGHDPEKGYTQ, from the coding sequence ATGGAACGAACCGATTTGGCGGCCGCTTACGCACGGGTGTTTCGCGGACCGGATGGGGAGCTGGTGTTGGGGGATTTGCTGCGGCGTGCCCGATTCGACCGTCCGCTGTTCTCCCGGGATGCCCTGGAAATGGCCCATGCCGAGGGGGCGCGAACGCTGGCCCTGCAAGTGCTTGAGCTGGTGCGACGCGGGACAGGTCGCAACGAAACCAGGTCCGGACATCCCCACTCCGGCAACCCGGAATCAGGTTCCGAGTGCCATGTGCGAGACCAGACAGCGCAGGAGCAGGCGGCCGATTCATTGCATAGAATAAACCAACTACTGCATGGCCTGCAACGTGTTGAGGTGCGTAACCCACGTACTGAGAGCCAGGGTTACGGTGAAGGCCACGACCCCGAGAAGGGTTACACGCAGTAG
- a CDS encoding AzlC family ABC transporter permease: protein MSETTSSPRPQAAPRTLAPGLLSGARQALPLVLGYIPVGFAFGVLGAKVGLSAANVVFMSALVYAGSSQLIAAGLLAVGTPPATIIITTFIVNLRHLLMSASLAPHLKDMNRLQQALFSYGITDETFAVHSGRFQNPDSPISRAESFSLNVTAHGAWVLSSWLGVTTSTLIPDVRPVGLDFALPAMFIALLVMQTRTRLHVIIALGAGALSTGLFLSGMNQWNVIVATVAFAGLGAYLEGAWTNRHSS from the coding sequence ATGTCGGAAACCACTTCCTCGCCCCGGCCGCAAGCCGCGCCACGCACACTCGCCCCGGGCCTGCTCAGTGGAGCGCGTCAGGCGCTGCCCCTGGTGCTGGGCTACATCCCCGTGGGGTTCGCCTTTGGCGTACTCGGAGCCAAGGTGGGCCTTAGCGCCGCCAACGTGGTCTTCATGTCCGCCCTGGTCTACGCCGGATCATCCCAGCTCATTGCGGCCGGTTTGCTGGCCGTGGGTACACCGCCCGCCACCATCATCATCACCACGTTCATCGTGAACCTGCGCCACCTGCTCATGTCCGCGTCCCTGGCTCCGCACCTGAAGGACATGAACCGGCTCCAGCAGGCTCTGTTCAGCTACGGGATTACGGACGAAACCTTTGCGGTGCACAGCGGACGGTTTCAAAACCCCGATTCCCCGATCAGCCGCGCCGAATCCTTCAGCCTCAATGTCACTGCCCACGGCGCCTGGGTGCTCAGTTCCTGGCTCGGGGTAACAACCAGCACGCTGATCCCGGACGTGCGCCCCGTGGGGCTTGATTTTGCCTTGCCCGCCATGTTCATCGCCCTGCTGGTGATGCAGACGCGCACCCGCCTGCATGTCATCATTGCCTTGGGCGCGGGCGCCCTTTCCACGGGATTGTTTCTGTCGGGCATGAATCAATGGAACGTCATCGTCGCCACCGTGGCCTTTGCCGGTCTGGGCGCATATCTGGAGGGAGCATGGACGAACAGACACTCTTCCTGA
- a CDS encoding DUF5989 family protein — MGLWQSIWSYWKVRKKYWLLPMGLSLFVMGVLAVIILLLARQNDMSGMLYRLL, encoded by the coding sequence GTGGGCCTGTGGCAATCCATCTGGTCGTATTGGAAAGTGCGGAAAAAGTATTGGCTGCTCCCCATGGGGCTTTCATTGTTCGTTATGGGCGTTTTGGCGGTGATCATCCTCTTGCTGGCGCGACAAAACGACATGAGCGGCATGCTCTATCGTCTTTTGTAG
- a CDS encoding aminotransferase-like domain-containing protein, translated as MQSTWQEPFLYQSVERQIMEMIEGGTLEKGDRLPSLRAMRVRTGLSLSTVNQAYMELESKGVIESRPRSGFFVRRSFRRLEAPLPRPANPTPRAVNRSQLIQTVLEAVGNPSLAPLGVICPTEELLPTKALTRILNRVMREHPTRAMSYETIPGNEELRRQISFRCTDPEAAIKPDDLIITAGAMEGLSICLRALTRPGDNVLIQTPTYYCFLQLLENLGLRAVEVPSGPETGVDPADVASALEKYEVKACIMCPNFNNPDGSLTPTRAKREILRLLEQRDVPLVEDDVYTDLHFTGPRPCSYKALDNKGMVMLCCSFSKSVCPGWRVGWLAPGRFHDRALEVKATTNVCTASPNQMAMAEFLAAGLYERQLKRLRSAVEKQMRLMRGLLGQCFPAGTRVTEPRGGAVLWVDLPGQADAVELFYRAKEHGIGVVPGPIFTMQEGFDNCLRLSCGGVWSESLEQALRTLGSLASELAGTDA; from the coding sequence ATGCAGTCAACCTGGCAGGAACCGTTCCTGTACCAGTCCGTGGAACGGCAGATAATGGAAATGATCGAAGGCGGCACCCTGGAAAAGGGGGACCGGCTGCCCTCGTTGCGGGCTATGCGTGTGCGCACCGGGTTATCGCTTTCCACGGTGAACCAGGCCTATATGGAGCTGGAGTCCAAGGGGGTGATCGAATCGCGGCCGCGGTCCGGGTTTTTCGTGCGGCGGTCGTTTCGACGCCTGGAAGCCCCGCTGCCCCGCCCGGCCAACCCCACGCCGCGGGCCGTGAACCGGAGCCAATTGATTCAGACCGTGTTGGAGGCGGTGGGCAATCCTTCGCTGGCTCCTTTGGGCGTGATTTGTCCCACCGAGGAATTGTTGCCCACCAAGGCGCTGACCCGCATTCTCAACCGCGTGATGCGGGAGCATCCGACCCGGGCCATGAGTTACGAAACCATCCCGGGCAATGAGGAATTGCGTCGCCAGATTTCGTTTCGCTGCACGGATCCGGAGGCCGCGATCAAACCTGATGATCTGATCATCACGGCCGGGGCCATGGAGGGGCTGTCCATTTGCCTGCGTGCGCTGACCCGCCCCGGCGATAACGTGCTCATCCAGACGCCGACCTATTATTGTTTTTTGCAATTGCTTGAAAATTTGGGATTGCGCGCCGTGGAAGTGCCATCCGGCCCGGAAACCGGCGTGGACCCGGCGGACGTGGCCTCCGCGTTGGAAAAGTACGAAGTCAAAGCCTGCATCATGTGTCCCAACTTCAACAATCCCGACGGCAGCTTGACCCCGACCCGGGCTAAGCGCGAAATCCTCCGGCTCCTGGAGCAGCGGGACGTCCCCCTGGTGGAGGACGACGTGTATACGGACCTGCATTTTACGGGTCCGAGACCGTGCAGTTACAAGGCTTTGGACAACAAAGGGATGGTCATGCTCTGCTGTTCCTTTTCCAAGTCCGTGTGTCCGGGCTGGCGTGTGGGCTGGCTGGCGCCCGGCCGCTTTCACGACCGCGCCCTGGAGGTCAAGGCCACCACCAACGTCTGCACGGCTAGTCCGAACCAGATGGCCATGGCGGAGTTTTTGGCTGCGGGGTTGTATGAGCGGCAGCTGAAGCGGCTGCGCTCGGCCGTGGAAAAACAGATGCGGCTGATGCGTGGACTGTTGGGCCAGTGCTTTCCAGCCGGGACGCGGGTCACCGAACCCCGGGGCGGAGCTGTGCTTTGGGTGGATCTGCCCGGGCAGGCGGACGCAGTGGAGCTGTTCTACCGCGCCAAGGAGCACGGCATCGGGGTTGTTCCCGGTCCCATCTTCACCATGCAGGAGGGGTTTGACAATTGTCTGCGTCTCAGTTGCGGCGGTGTCTGGTCCGAATCCCTGGAGCAGGCGCTCCGGACGCTGGGTTCCCTGGCCTCGGAGCTGGCGGGAACGGACGCGTAA
- a CDS encoding GGDEF domain-containing protein, with protein sequence MDAMVRQRNEEWNRIIHRLDKAGVPPDVRWRTLILYMRNVRGFSFLSERQKSEIQQLIVETIKAREYTDTQYADVVRRQEEILLGPHKEKIRMALDESEALLGDFRELLLRKKGDVQDLETLTVELVESEKDPREMISAMRKAFHDVVQAMEADMADLTRMSMVDGLTQLYNRRAFDEHVECCARTCLQERLPLALIMADIDNFKRFNDTYGHRIGDQALRVVAKVLQTHASEVNGGNGKDPNAKYFAARYGGEEFAVVLRGVGLSEAAGLAESLRSRVERYNFTIQDNSGNVLHGGIRITVSLGVAQLDPCWNGAWADNLVEAADKRLYEAKERGRNCVCWADPD encoded by the coding sequence ATGGACGCTATGGTTCGCCAGCGCAATGAGGAATGGAACAGGATCATCCACCGTCTGGATAAGGCCGGTGTCCCGCCGGATGTCCGCTGGCGCACCCTGATTCTCTACATGCGCAATGTCCGTGGCTTTTCATTCCTTTCCGAGCGCCAAAAATCCGAAATTCAGCAACTCATCGTGGAGACCATCAAGGCGCGTGAGTATACCGACACGCAGTATGCCGACGTGGTCCGCCGACAGGAAGAGATTCTGCTCGGCCCGCATAAGGAAAAAATCCGCATGGCCCTGGACGAGTCCGAGGCGCTGCTGGGTGATTTTCGGGAATTGCTGCTGCGCAAAAAAGGAGACGTGCAGGATCTGGAGACCCTGACCGTGGAGCTGGTGGAAAGTGAAAAGGATCCACGGGAAATGATTTCAGCCATGCGCAAGGCGTTTCATGACGTGGTTCAGGCCATGGAAGCGGACATGGCCGACCTCACGCGCATGTCCATGGTGGACGGCCTGACCCAGCTCTACAATCGTCGCGCCTTTGACGAACATGTGGAATGCTGCGCCAGAACCTGTTTGCAGGAGCGGCTGCCCCTGGCCCTGATCATGGCGGACATCGACAATTTCAAACGCTTCAACGATACCTACGGCCACCGCATTGGCGACCAGGCCTTGCGCGTCGTGGCCAAGGTGTTGCAGACCCATGCCAGCGAGGTCAACGGAGGAAACGGCAAGGATCCCAACGCAAAATATTTCGCGGCCCGCTACGGGGGCGAGGAATTCGCGGTGGTGTTGCGCGGGGTCGGGCTTTCCGAGGCAGCTGGTTTGGCCGAGTCGCTCCGCTCCCGTGTGGAACGGTACAATTTCACCATTCAGGACAACAGCGGCAATGTGCTGCACGGCGGGATCCGCATCACGGTCAGCCTTGGCGTGGCCCAGCTGGACCCGTGCTGGAACGGCGCCTGGGCCGATAATCTTGTGGAGGCTGCGGACAAGCGGCTCTATGAAGCCAAGGAACGGGGTCGCAACTGTGTCTGTTGGGCCGATCCCGACTGA